One genomic window of Actinomycetota bacterium includes the following:
- a CDS encoding long-chain fatty acid--CoA ligase: protein MEEKLWHKSYAEGVPWSIDYEKLTVSGGLARSAREFPDQVALNYMGKKYTYKQLDAMVNRFARALMALGVKEGDKVATIMPNIPQMIIANMAAFRIGAVVVLNNPLYTERELKYQLDDSDSKVAITLTLLVPRIEKIMPETKVEKIIGCQINTYLGFPKKQLFPLVRKAMYRKIEPTDVVMRFEDLIKQHPADPVEEKGKWEELSTIIYTGGTTGVSKGVMLSHANISCNVQQFAAWFPDLDRGGISLVGTFPVFHAAGFTACQNFFCWQAWEHCMIPRPDPAGVIEILKRDKPDYLPGVPTIFVGLLAEPEFREMDLSFIKGFFSGAAPLAADTIRDLKELTGATILEVYGQTETSPVATVTPWGGVIKPGTVGIPVSDTDIKIVDIETGEEELRQGEVGEIIIHGPQNMMGYYKKPEETAQALRNGWVYTGDIGFFDADGYLSVVDRKKDMIIAGGYNIYPVEIDNVLFDHPKILEACAVGVPDEYRGESLKAFIVTKEGETLSEEEVLAYCRETLAPYKIPRSVEFVSELPKSVVGKILRRELRDQEISKAGE, encoded by the coding sequence ATGGAGGAGAAGCTCTGGCACAAGTCCTATGCCGAGGGAGTACCGTGGAGCATCGATTACGAGAAGCTCACGGTATCCGGAGGCCTCGCCCGCTCGGCGAGGGAGTTCCCTGACCAGGTGGCCTTGAACTATATGGGCAAAAAATACACCTACAAGCAACTGGACGCCATGGTCAACCGCTTCGCCCGGGCCCTTATGGCCCTGGGCGTGAAAGAGGGGGACAAGGTGGCGACCATCATGCCCAATATCCCACAGATGATCATCGCCAACATGGCCGCCTTCCGCATCGGGGCGGTGGTAGTGCTCAACAACCCGCTCTACACCGAGCGTGAGCTGAAGTACCAGTTGGACGACTCGGACTCCAAGGTGGCTATAACCCTCACCCTGCTCGTCCCCCGTATCGAAAAGATCATGCCCGAGACCAAGGTGGAGAAGATCATCGGCTGCCAGATCAACACCTACCTCGGCTTCCCCAAGAAGCAGCTCTTCCCGTTGGTGCGCAAGGCCATGTACAGGAAGATCGAGCCCACGGACGTGGTGATGCGCTTCGAGGACCTTATCAAACAGCATCCCGCCGACCCCGTCGAGGAGAAAGGCAAGTGGGAAGAACTCTCCACCATCATCTACACCGGCGGTACCACCGGGGTGAGCAAGGGAGTCATGCTCAGCCACGCGAACATCAGCTGCAACGTGCAGCAGTTCGCCGCCTGGTTTCCGGACCTCGACCGCGGCGGAATATCGCTGGTGGGGACCTTTCCCGTCTTCCATGCCGCCGGCTTCACCGCCTGCCAGAACTTCTTCTGCTGGCAGGCGTGGGAACACTGCATGATCCCCCGGCCCGACCCCGCTGGCGTCATCGAGATTCTCAAGCGCGACAAGCCCGACTACCTCCCCGGCGTCCCCACCATTTTCGTGGGCCTGCTGGCCGAGCCGGAATTCAGGGAGATGGACCTCTCCTTCATCAAGGGCTTCTTCTCCGGCGCCGCCCCCCTGGCGGCTGACACCATCCGGGACCTGAAGGAGCTCACCGGCGCCACCATCCTCGAGGTATATGGCCAGACCGAGACCTCACCCGTGGCTACCGTCACCCCCTGGGGCGGCGTGATCAAGCCCGGCACCGTGGGTATCCCCGTCTCCGATACCGACATCAAGATCGTGGACATAGAAACGGGCGAGGAGGAACTGCGCCAGGGCGAGGTCGGGGAGATCATCATCCACGGCCCCCAGAACATGATGGGCTACTACAAGAAACCGGAGGAGACGGCCCAGGCCTTGAGAAACGGATGGGTATACACGGGGGACATCGGCTTTTTCGACGCCGACGGCTACCTCTCCGTGGTGGACCGCAAGAAGGACATGATAATCGCCGGCGGCTACAACATCTACCCCGTCGAGATCGACAACGTGCTCTTCGACCACCCCAAGATCCTGGAGGCGTGCGCCGTCGGCGTGCCGGACGAATACCGCGGCGAGAGCCTGAAGGCCTTCATCGTCACCAAGGAGGGCGAGACCCTCAGCGAGGAGGAGGTCCTGGCCTACTGCCGGGAGACCCTGGCCCCCTACAAGATCCCCAGGAGCGTCGAGTTCGTGAGCGAGCTGCCCAAGAGCGTGGTGGGCAAGATCCTCCGCCGCGAACTGCGCGACCAGGAGATCAGTAAAGCCGGGGAATAG